From Mercenaria mercenaria strain notata chromosome 17, MADL_Memer_1, whole genome shotgun sequence, the proteins below share one genomic window:
- the LOC123537520 gene encoding uncharacterized protein LOC123537520, with translation MANMLLGAVAALLLIYNVGAILETSHLIEIDHEGNKVAMDITYDDEKNTVLVIVGDVSKYKDGVQTVNLHDFNTRYGVLKDINRKTCLLGKAFTPKAMPEKYRMGLTTEVHSHMLDINPKVMTKQEVYDLGGPHIAAFCNDYDTYFVTGTPLKGNEMEVAAFSSGGTATMWCVFSSCKADFSHFR, from the exons ATGGCAAACATGTTACTAGGCGCAGTAGCAGCTCTACTTCTGATCTACAATGTAGGCGCAATCTTGGAG ACAAGCCACCTTATTGAAATAGACCATGAGGGTAACAAAGTTGCTATGGACATCACCTATGACGATGAAAAAAATACGGTACTCGTAATTGTCGGagatgtttcaaaatataaagacGGTGTTCAGACGGTGAATCTACACGACTTCAATACG AGATATGGAGTCCTGAAAGACATCAACAGGAAAACATGCCTTCTCGGGAAAGCGTTTACTCCGAAAGCAATGCCAGAGAAATACAGAATG GGCTTAACCACTGAAGTTCATTCACACATGCTGGACATCAATCCTAAAGTGATGACCAAACAAGAGGTTTATGATCTGGGCGGTCCACATATTGCTGCCTTCTGCAATGACTATGATACCTACTTCGTGACAGGGACTCCACTGAAAGGCAATGAAATGGAAG ttgcagCATTTTCAAGCGGAGGAACTGCAACGATGTGGTGTGTGTTTTCGAGTTGTAAGGCTGATTTTAGCCACTTTAGATAA